One Fusobacterium sp. DD2 genomic window carries:
- a CDS encoding 4Fe-4S binding protein has protein sequence MHVIDKDTCIGCGACEGTCPVGAISATDDGKFAIGEACVDCGACAGGCPVGAIAAE, from the coding sequence AAGATACTTGTATCGGATGTGGAGCTTGCGAAGGAACTTGTCCAGTTGGAGCTATATCAGCAACTGATGATGGAAAATTCGCTATCGGAGAAGCTTGTGTAGACTGTGGTGCTTGCGCTGGTGGATGTCCAGTTGGAGCAATTGCTGCTGAGTAG